The Acidobacteriota bacterium genome has a segment encoding these proteins:
- a CDS encoding TlpA disulfide reductase family protein — MGQRAKCLPMLIVALAVLAGPAACAPRESGQAPAVPAPAFKVQDLQGRTLSLADYKGKVLVINFWATWCPPCRREIPDFIEAYAELKGRGLEILGLSVDDTTGPDLLDWIREKGVNYPVALATPEIVAAYEPGDYIPSTIIVDRRGVIRFRRSELMDKATLVKLFEKFE; from the coding sequence ATGGGCCAGCGCGCAAAGTGCCTTCCGATGCTTATCGTCGCCCTGGCGGTCCTGGCGGGCCCGGCGGCCTGCGCTCCGCGCGAGAGCGGCCAGGCCCCGGCCGTTCCCGCTCCGGCCTTCAAGGTCCAGGACCTCCAGGGCCGCACCCTGAGTCTCGCGGACTACAAGGGCAAAGTCCTGGTCATCAACTTCTGGGCGACCTGGTGCCCGCCCTGCCGCCGGGAGATCCCCGACTTCATCGAGGCCTACGCGGAGCTCAAGGGCCGGGGCCTCGAGATCCTCGGCCTGTCGGTCGATGACACGACCGGGCCCGACCTGCTCGATTGGATCCGCGAGAAGGGCGTCAACTATCCCGTTGCCCTGGCCACGCCCGAGATCGTCGCGGCCTACGAGCCCGGCGATTACATCCCGTCCACGATCATCGTCGACCGCAGGGGCGTCATCCGCTTCCGCCGGTCGGAGCTCATGGACAAGGCGACCCTGGTCAAGCTCTTCGAGAAGTTCGAATAG
- a CDS encoding epoxyqueuosine reductase QueH, which yields MPKPRLLVHVCCAPDALYVFGQLADAYDVTGFFSNSNIQPRGEYELRLDEARRVARRAGVPLLEDDYDPGGWTALTAKFKDEPEKGRRCDVCYAVRLSRTAARAARDGFDAFTTVMSLSPWKKAGVLNRMGRQFAARYGLAFLEADFKKKDGFKKSCELSRAAGLYRQDYCGCVYSRDAARARDAARRATREGA from the coding sequence ATGCCCAAGCCGCGCCTGCTCGTCCACGTCTGCTGCGCCCCCGACGCCCTCTACGTCTTCGGCCAGCTCGCGGACGCCTACGACGTGACCGGGTTCTTCTCGAACTCGAACATCCAGCCCCGCGGGGAGTACGAGCTCCGGCTCGACGAGGCCCGCCGCGTCGCGCGCCGGGCCGGCGTCCCGCTCCTCGAGGACGACTACGACCCCGGCGGCTGGACCGCCCTGACCGCCAAGTTCAAGGACGAGCCGGAGAAGGGCCGCCGCTGCGACGTCTGCTACGCCGTGCGCCTGTCCCGCACCGCGGCCCGGGCCGCCCGCGACGGCTTCGATGCCTTCACCACGGTCATGAGCCTCAGCCCCTGGAAGAAGGCCGGCGTCCTGAACCGCATGGGCCGCCAGTTCGCCGCCCGCTACGGCCTAGCCTTCCTCGAAGCGGACTTCAAGAAGAAGGACGGCTTCAAGAAGAGCTGCGAGCTCAGCCGGGCCGCCGGCCTCTACCGCCAGGATTACTGCGGCTGCGTCTACAGCCGGGACGCGGCCCGGGCCAGGGACGCGGCCCGGCGGGCCACCCGGGAGGGCGCATGA
- the hypF gene encoding carbamoyltransferase HypF, translating to MTSPRPRGRRAAARLTVFGVVQGVGFRPSVYRLALRLGLDGWVQNAGTGVEIHVEGPAAAVRDFPGALRSGLPPLARIERLDSRPARPEGLSGFAIRETRDAAGFVFISPDIATCPDCLEEIGTPGARRFHYAFTNCTNCGPRYTIVRGLPYDRPRTTMAGFPMCPDCRREYEDPLDRRHHAQPIACPACGPRLALIDARTGRRLAGGIPEAAALIRAGRVLAVKGLGGFHLVCDPFNRAAVARLRRTKARRTKPLALMARDLAVVRRYAVVSAAERELLLSPRRPIVLLGKKADIPLIAPGLDEIGFMLPYTPLHHLLLEHLDLIVATSSNAKDAPIAKDETEGVRGLCQTVLTHNRPIAMRADDSVVKIVRGRPLFARRARGYVPAPQPVPAALRSDRVLVALGGELKDTISLYKNGYVVTSQFLGDLDDYRNFGYFEETLAHLLRLFDARPAAVVSDLHPDFRTTRYAARLGLPHVRVQHHFAHVLAPLLEHGHEARRRVLGVALDGYGYGEDGTAWGGEFLLADYDGCERFAAFEAAPLPGGDLAARQPWRMALAWLDRAFDGDIPDVAALRRVERRRRQAVLAMIRGGLRSPLASSCGRLFDAVSFIAGTAPERLEFEAEAAMRLEAAAGRGAVRGRYPIDLRDGGAGRPLEIGFGGLFRGIVRDIGRGEPASAVSARFHDSLAGLIVRVAEAAREARGTEEVSLAGGVFLNRRLLAAAEKGLEARGFRVFRPLAYSPNDESISLGQIARGLAVIRSGGI from the coding sequence ATGACCTCTCCCCGGCCCCGCGGCCGGCGCGCCGCCGCGCGCCTGACCGTCTTCGGCGTCGTCCAGGGCGTCGGCTTCCGCCCCTCCGTCTATCGCCTGGCCCTCCGCCTGGGCCTCGACGGCTGGGTCCAGAACGCCGGCACGGGCGTGGAGATCCACGTCGAGGGGCCGGCCGCCGCCGTCCGCGATTTCCCCGGCGCGCTCAGGTCGGGCCTGCCGCCCCTGGCCCGCATCGAGCGCCTCGACTCGCGCCCGGCGAGACCCGAAGGCCTCAGCGGCTTCGCGATCCGCGAGACCCGCGACGCCGCCGGGTTCGTTTTCATCTCCCCCGACATCGCCACCTGCCCGGACTGCCTCGAGGAGATCGGGACGCCCGGCGCCCGGCGCTTCCATTACGCCTTCACCAACTGCACCAACTGCGGGCCGCGCTACACCATCGTCCGCGGCCTGCCCTACGACCGGCCGCGCACGACCATGGCCGGCTTCCCCATGTGCCCGGACTGCCGCCGCGAGTACGAGGACCCGCTCGACCGCCGCCACCATGCCCAGCCGATCGCCTGCCCGGCCTGCGGGCCGCGCCTGGCCCTGATCGACGCCCGCACGGGGCGCCGGCTCGCGGGCGGCATCCCGGAGGCCGCGGCCCTCATCCGCGCCGGCCGGGTCCTGGCCGTCAAGGGCCTCGGCGGCTTCCATCTCGTCTGCGATCCGTTTAACCGCGCCGCCGTCGCCCGCCTGCGCCGGACCAAGGCCCGGCGGACCAAGCCCCTGGCCCTGATGGCCCGGGACCTGGCCGTCGTCCGCCGCTACGCCGTCGTCTCGGCGGCCGAGCGGGAGCTGCTGCTCTCGCCGCGCCGGCCCATCGTCCTCCTCGGGAAGAAGGCCGACATCCCGCTCATCGCCCCCGGCCTCGACGAGATCGGCTTCATGCTGCCCTACACGCCCCTCCACCACCTCCTGCTCGAGCATCTCGACCTCATCGTGGCCACGAGCTCCAACGCCAAGGACGCCCCGATCGCCAAGGACGAGACGGAGGGCGTCCGCGGCCTCTGCCAGACCGTCCTGACCCACAACCGGCCCATCGCCATGCGGGCCGACGACTCCGTCGTCAAGATCGTCCGCGGCCGGCCCCTTTTCGCCCGCCGGGCCCGGGGCTACGTTCCCGCCCCCCAGCCGGTGCCCGCGGCCCTCCGGTCCGACCGCGTCCTCGTCGCCCTCGGCGGCGAGCTCAAGGACACGATCTCCCTCTACAAGAACGGCTACGTCGTGACCAGCCAGTTCCTCGGCGACCTCGACGACTACCGTAACTTCGGCTATTTCGAGGAGACCCTGGCCCATCTCCTGCGTCTCTTCGACGCCCGGCCCGCGGCCGTCGTCTCCGACCTGCACCCGGATTTCCGGACGACGCGCTACGCGGCCCGCCTGGGCCTGCCGCACGTCCGGGTCCAGCACCACTTCGCCCACGTCCTGGCCCCGCTCCTCGAGCACGGCCACGAGGCCCGGCGGCGCGTCCTCGGCGTGGCCCTCGACGGCTACGGCTACGGCGAGGACGGGACGGCCTGGGGCGGCGAGTTCCTGCTGGCCGATTACGACGGCTGCGAGCGCTTCGCCGCGTTCGAGGCCGCGCCCCTGCCCGGCGGCGACCTGGCCGCGCGCCAGCCCTGGCGGATGGCCCTGGCCTGGCTCGACCGGGCCTTCGACGGGGATATCCCCGATGTCGCGGCGCTCCGCCGCGTCGAGCGCCGCCGCCGGCAGGCCGTCCTGGCCATGATCCGCGGCGGCCTGCGCAGCCCGCTCGCCTCGAGCTGCGGCCGGCTGTTCGATGCCGTCTCGTTCATCGCCGGGACAGCGCCCGAGCGCCTGGAGTTCGAGGCCGAAGCCGCCATGCGCCTGGAGGCCGCCGCCGGCCGCGGCGCGGTCCGCGGCCGCTACCCGATCGATCTCCGGGACGGGGGCGCCGGCCGGCCGCTCGAGATCGGGTTCGGCGGCCTTTTCCGCGGCATCGTGCGGGATATCGGGCGCGGCGAGCCCGCGTCCGCCGTGTCGGCCAGGTTCCACGATTCGCTGGCTGGCCTGATCGTCCGCGTCGCCGAGGCGGCGCGGGAGGCCCGCGGGACGGAGGAGGTTTCGCTCGCCGGGGGGGTCTTCCTGAACAGGCGGCTCCTCGCGGCCGCCGAAAAGGGTCTTGAGGCCCGGGGATTCCGGGTCTTCCGGCCGCTGGCCTACTCCCCGAACGACGAATCCATCTCGCTGGGACAGATCGCCCGGGGGCTGGCCGTGATCAGGAGCGGCGGAATCTGA
- a CDS encoding zinc ribbon domain-containing protein — MPDQFRDAEATFAQLRERFEAQEITSQEFADSLRQLRIKDNDGRFWVIGAESGKWYAYENGEWIERRPPSLAEKKAICIACGFENDLEAEFCARCGRRPDDSAPDGPDRPDAPGPEAEAAAVTAPAGALVSIRSVDVLSFVWFFGVLGLFSGILLGLLAGVTGLFAGFVGRLPAFFVEHRGDLLGGLACSFFGGLFGFVLGAAGGALAALVSNGILSLVGGVRFRRS; from the coding sequence ATGCCCGACCAATTCCGCGACGCCGAAGCGACGTTCGCCCAGCTGCGCGAGCGATTCGAGGCCCAGGAGATCACGTCCCAGGAATTCGCCGATTCCCTGCGCCAGCTGCGCATCAAGGACAACGACGGGCGGTTTTGGGTCATCGGCGCCGAGAGCGGCAAGTGGTACGCCTACGAGAACGGCGAATGGATCGAGCGCCGGCCCCCGTCCCTCGCGGAAAAGAAGGCCATCTGCATCGCCTGCGGCTTCGAGAACGACCTGGAGGCCGAATTCTGCGCCCGCTGCGGCCGCCGTCCCGACGACTCGGCCCCCGACGGCCCGGACCGGCCGGACGCTCCCGGCCCCGAGGCGGAGGCCGCGGCCGTCACCGCGCCGGCCGGCGCGCTGGTCTCCATCCGGTCGGTCGATGTCCTGTCCTTCGTCTGGTTCTTCGGCGTCTTGGGGCTCTTCTCCGGCATCCTGCTGGGGCTTCTGGCCGGCGTGACGGGCCTCTTCGCCGGCTTCGTCGGTCGCCTCCCCGCCTTCTTCGTCGAGCACCGGGGCGACCTGCTCGGCGGCCTCGCCTGCTCGTTCTTCGGCGGCCTCTTCGGCTTCGTCCTCGGCGCCGCCGGCGGGGCGCTCGCGGCCCTCGTCTCGAACGGGATCCTGTCGCTCGTCGGCGGCGTCAGATTCCGCCGCTCCTGA
- a CDS encoding site-2 protease family protein produces the protein MSDSASGRPRTWLHALLFGLTGLTAWFAGLIFASSFLASAGGPGPGLFDPRVVGTGFLYALALLIILVGHELGHYLTCRRYGVPATLPYFLPGPPFLGTFGAFIRIKAPVLFKRQIFDVGANGPLAGFVLAVPALAVGLAFSKVGVVPATPDTIAFGEPLLFRLLSGLIFGRLPEGASIILHPVGFAGWVGLLVTALNLIPIGQLDGGHVAYALLGRRARVLSRIMVAFLAVMGVFFHLTWLILAALILVFEFRSKMRLRHPPVLDEDAPLGRKRTILAVILALVFILSFVPDPVRGAGLLDLLKGAPGVTG, from the coding sequence ATGAGCGATTCCGCGAGCGGACGTCCCAGGACCTGGCTGCACGCCCTGCTTTTCGGCCTGACCGGGCTGACGGCCTGGTTCGCCGGCCTGATCTTTGCGTCGTCGTTCCTGGCGTCGGCCGGCGGGCCCGGCCCCGGCCTTTTCGATCCGCGGGTCGTCGGGACGGGCTTCCTTTACGCCCTGGCCCTCCTGATCATCCTGGTCGGCCATGAGCTCGGCCACTACCTGACCTGCCGCCGCTACGGCGTTCCGGCCACGCTGCCCTATTTCCTGCCCGGCCCGCCGTTCCTGGGCACGTTCGGGGCCTTCATCCGCATCAAGGCGCCCGTCCTCTTCAAGCGCCAGATCTTCGACGTCGGGGCCAACGGCCCCCTGGCCGGGTTCGTCCTCGCCGTTCCGGCGCTGGCCGTCGGCCTGGCTTTCTCGAAGGTCGGGGTTGTTCCCGCGACGCCGGACACGATCGCCTTCGGCGAGCCGCTCCTGTTCAGGCTCCTGAGCGGGCTCATCTTCGGCAGGCTGCCCGAGGGCGCCTCGATCATCCTTCACCCCGTCGGCTTCGCCGGCTGGGTCGGGCTCCTGGTCACGGCCCTCAACCTGATCCCGATCGGCCAGCTCGACGGCGGGCACGTCGCCTATGCGCTCCTGGGCCGGCGGGCCAGGGTCCTGTCCCGGATCATGGTCGCGTTCCTCGCCGTCATGGGCGTTTTCTTCCACCTGACCTGGCTCATCCTGGCCGCGCTGATCCTCGTTTTCGAGTTCCGGTCGAAGATGCGTCTCCGCCACCCGCCCGTCCTCGACGAGGACGCGCCGCTCGGCCGCAAAAGGACCATCCTGGCCGTCATTTTGGCCCTGGTTTTCATCCTGTCCTTCGTTCCCGACCCGGTCCGGGGGGCGGGACTGCTCGATCTCCTCAAGGGCGCGCCCGGGGTGACGGGATGA
- a CDS encoding YfhL family 4Fe-4S dicluster ferredoxin, whose protein sequence is MAFIITEECINCGACEPECPNQAISAGDERYVINPDKCTECVGHFDTQQCASVCPVDACVADPNRKETKEELTAKFHKLSGK, encoded by the coding sequence ATGGCGTTCATCATCACCGAAGAGTGCATCAACTGCGGCGCCTGCGAGCCGGAGTGCCCCAACCAGGCCATCAGCGCCGGCGACGAGCGCTACGTCATCAATCCCGACAAGTGCACCGAGTGCGTCGGCCATTTCGACACGCAGCAGTGCGCCTCCGTCTGCCCGGTCGACGCCTGCGTCGCCGACCCGAACCGCAAGGAAACCAAGGAAGAGCTGACGGCCAAGTTCCACAAGCTCTCCGGCAAATAA
- a CDS encoding tetratricopeptide repeat protein, whose product MKRTERHHLKEDEVAEGVSWLVDFFQSYRREIFIVAGAVAVAALVFVGLLAVRSHARNARSEAIGRVNAVAAEAETDPAKLADLEKLAARGRTARLATLELAKHWAERSDWAKAESYLAKMPAGPKDLLYYQAEDLKGQVAVGRKDYDKAIAIYKKTVDEKPKVYPMDAALFRLAETHELKGEIAAALDLYKKLQTDFPQSYFGYEASLKAGKLEVRR is encoded by the coding sequence ATGAAGAGAACGGAGAGGCATCACCTCAAGGAAGACGAAGTGGCGGAGGGCGTCAGCTGGCTGGTTGACTTCTTCCAGAGCTACCGGCGCGAGATCTTCATCGTCGCCGGGGCGGTCGCCGTCGCGGCCCTCGTCTTCGTCGGGTTGCTCGCCGTCCGCTCCCACGCCCGGAACGCCCGGAGCGAAGCCATCGGCCGGGTCAACGCCGTCGCGGCCGAGGCCGAGACCGATCCGGCCAAGCTGGCCGACCTGGAGAAGCTGGCCGCCAGGGGCCGGACGGCCCGCCTGGCCACCCTGGAGCTGGCCAAGCACTGGGCCGAGAGGAGCGATTGGGCCAAGGCCGAGTCCTATCTGGCCAAGATGCCGGCCGGGCCGAAGGACCTGCTCTATTACCAGGCCGAGGACCTCAAGGGCCAGGTCGCGGTCGGCCGCAAGGATTACGACAAGGCCATCGCCATCTATAAGAAGACGGTCGACGAGAAGCCCAAGGTCTACCCGATGGATGCCGCCCTGTTCCGCCTGGCCGAGACCCACGAGCTCAAGGGCGAGATCGCCGCGGCCCTCGACCTCTACAAGAAGCTCCAGACGGACTTTCCCCAGTCCTACTTCGGATATGAAGCCTCCCTCAAGGCCGGCAAGCTCGAGGTCCGGAGATAG
- a CDS encoding DUF5916 domain-containing protein has translation MPYRHPLRLMALPVLAAVLAPSLAAQMPLKILDVRPVVAGPPRIDGLIDDPCWKEVRAVGDFYQHDPINGARASEATLVWAAFDQDYLYFAFLMKDSQPRRIWAELTPRNEFENNDSIKLILDAYNDRRTSLEFEVNPKGVQKNSVETIWKSEAVMRPDGWSAEMAIPFKSLRFSSAKLDVWGVNFERYINRLNETDFWTDVKRDLPELQQAGELRGLTGLRPGGNLEFFPYAGVRTSEWEGEHDTKAAAGLDAKWGIKPNLYLDVTASPDFSEVESDPFIYQLSPYETYLQEHRPFFTEGSQYFTLGENDEYHHGGVSLFYSRRIRNPRGAVKLSGKTGGLGFGILGAINKVDVGLEEDPRDSYFGVFRVQKDIFKNSQVGVYYAGVREGDAGNQNVAVDFNFNFADFYYIRGLGALTYNKGLPRSRNGVYQLNFNREPDAGLQLSAGFLRIEDNVSISTGYIDQKDIQSFDAMIGQAWRFNKGLFKRISFDFSGAVRQDSYGNPAGQEGEFFFWSELFNRVDFHGGFSVGRSRYQVLGGDDRLAWTPDYIRTNGLNLDIGWERGGFLKEISLEGGWDKKGVYSEDFTAVVPGTETEVQGQVILRPRSNLEWSAEGGWIRQTADATGGEVFNGLTYATALHYQLTRSLFLNSRFFGETRENQYSLDFLVGYYFGAGNVVQLALKKSERNELLGRVGGYSVTLKVSYLLRI, from the coding sequence ATGCCTTACCGACACCCCCTCCGTCTTATGGCCCTGCCGGTCCTCGCCGCCGTCCTGGCGCCGTCCCTGGCCGCGCAGATGCCGCTCAAGATCCTCGACGTGAGGCCGGTCGTCGCCGGGCCGCCGAGGATCGACGGCCTCATCGACGATCCCTGCTGGAAGGAAGTCCGGGCGGTCGGCGATTTCTATCAGCACGATCCGATCAACGGGGCCAGGGCTTCCGAGGCGACCCTCGTCTGGGCCGCCTTCGACCAGGATTATCTCTACTTCGCCTTCCTGATGAAGGATTCCCAGCCGCGCCGGATCTGGGCCGAGCTGACCCCGCGCAACGAGTTCGAGAACAACGACTCGATCAAGCTCATCCTCGACGCCTACAACGACAGGCGGACGAGCCTCGAATTCGAGGTCAATCCGAAGGGCGTCCAGAAGAACTCCGTCGAGACGATCTGGAAGTCCGAGGCCGTCATGAGGCCGGACGGCTGGAGCGCCGAGATGGCCATCCCTTTCAAGTCGCTGCGCTTCTCGTCCGCTAAGCTCGACGTCTGGGGCGTCAACTTCGAGCGCTACATCAACCGCCTCAACGAGACGGATTTCTGGACGGACGTCAAGCGGGACCTGCCCGAGCTCCAGCAGGCAGGCGAGCTCCGCGGCCTGACCGGGCTCAGGCCGGGCGGCAACCTCGAGTTCTTTCCCTACGCCGGCGTCCGAACGTCCGAGTGGGAGGGCGAGCACGACACCAAGGCCGCGGCCGGCCTCGACGCCAAGTGGGGCATCAAGCCCAATCTTTACCTCGACGTCACGGCCAGCCCGGATTTCAGCGAGGTCGAGTCGGACCCGTTCATCTATCAGCTCTCCCCCTACGAGACCTATCTCCAGGAGCACCGGCCCTTCTTCACCGAGGGCAGCCAGTACTTCACCCTGGGCGAGAACGACGAGTATCACCACGGCGGCGTCAGCCTGTTCTATTCCCGGCGCATCCGGAACCCCCGCGGCGCGGTCAAGCTCTCCGGCAAGACGGGCGGCCTCGGCTTCGGCATCCTCGGGGCGATCAACAAGGTGGACGTCGGCCTGGAAGAGGACCCGCGCGATTCCTATTTCGGCGTCTTCCGGGTCCAGAAGGACATCTTCAAGAATTCCCAGGTCGGCGTCTATTACGCCGGCGTGCGCGAGGGGGACGCCGGCAACCAGAACGTCGCCGTCGATTTCAACTTCAACTTCGCCGATTTCTATTACATCCGGGGCCTGGGCGCCCTGACCTACAACAAGGGGCTGCCCCGGTCCCGCAACGGCGTCTACCAGCTGAATTTCAACCGCGAGCCGGACGCCGGCCTGCAGCTCTCGGCCGGTTTCCTCCGGATCGAGGACAACGTCAGCATCAGCACGGGCTATATCGACCAGAAGGACATCCAGTCTTTCGACGCCATGATCGGCCAGGCCTGGCGCTTCAACAAGGGGCTGTTCAAGCGCATCAGCTTCGACTTCAGCGGCGCCGTCCGCCAGGATTCCTACGGCAACCCGGCCGGCCAGGAAGGCGAGTTCTTCTTCTGGTCCGAGCTCTTCAACCGCGTGGATTTCCACGGCGGCTTCAGCGTCGGCCGGAGCAGGTACCAGGTCCTCGGCGGCGACGACCGCCTGGCCTGGACTCCGGACTATATCCGGACTAACGGCCTGAACCTCGATATCGGCTGGGAGCGGGGCGGTTTCCTGAAGGAGATCTCGCTCGAGGGCGGCTGGGACAAGAAGGGCGTCTACAGCGAGGACTTCACGGCCGTCGTCCCCGGAACCGAGACAGAGGTCCAGGGCCAGGTCATCCTCCGGCCGCGCTCCAACCTGGAGTGGTCGGCCGAAGGCGGCTGGATCCGCCAGACCGCGGACGCGACCGGCGGCGAGGTCTTCAACGGCCTGACCTACGCGACGGCGCTCCACTACCAGCTGACGCGTAGCCTGTTCCTCAACAGCCGTTTCTTCGGCGAGACCCGGGAGAACCAGTACAGCCTCGACTTCCTTGTCGGCTACTATTTCGGGGCCGGCAACGTCGTCCAGCTGGCGCTCAAGAAAAGCGAGCGCAACGAGCTCCTCGGCCGGGTCGGCGGCTACTCCGTGACCTTGAAAGTCTCATACCTCCTCCGGATCTGA
- a CDS encoding PAS domain S-box protein, translated as MGIFSRASRMSAETTAPSPPARPGFLAEAAGLPSEGAGAAPDRRQRRIPYISERKKYDILIAASDQAVYDYDLETGEINWSGSYERVLGYDAGDIGGFEEWAERIHPEDRDQVLRLLDAGEKNREVFEVEYRFRHKNGGYRWVHDRGFFLIEDDRDLRRMIGMIHDIHDRKQAELLQSAVYKIAQAADTSAGLDDLYRSVHRIIGTAMPAGNFYIALYDEARGLIRFPYFVDEIDPPPAPVKPGKGLTEYVIRTGRSLLCDEETDLILRNRGEVEIIGAPSTIWLGVPLIVDGKTTGAMVVQHYGNPNAYGPAEQRMLEFVSSQVARSIERKAAEEALRRSEQRLSLHIQKTPLAVIEWDTDSRVLQWNASAEQIFGYTAAEAIGQHASFILSESALAEVDRNWWDLTHNAGGEQKASENVTKDGRIIICEWYNTSLVDSEGRVIGVASLAQDITKRQRTERALRDSEELYRRLVAAIPDLIVRTDLEGNILYANELAVRLSGTSGAGGLVGRNIFSFIAPEDLEKARSGARNFYRERGKPQEIGLVFDGKPAIKFEVDGAILRNPDGTPYSVVYLCRDITQRMQAEEDLHRGLIKLRTTLKAAIDSLASAIEMRDPYTAGHQERTTRLARAIAVEMGLDEERVEGIEIAGIIHDIGKLYVPAEILSKPTKLTDLEYGLIKMHAQAGYTILSKIDFPWPIAQIVHQHHEFVNGSGYPQGLSGKDILVEARILCVADVVEAMSSHRPYRPALGISLALDEITQKKGILFDREVVDACLRLFREKGFKFD; from the coding sequence ATGGGCATCTTCAGTCGCGCGTCCCGGATGTCGGCGGAAACAACCGCGCCGTCGCCGCCGGCCCGCCCCGGCTTCCTGGCCGAAGCCGCGGGCCTGCCGTCCGAGGGCGCCGGGGCGGCGCCGGATCGCCGTCAGCGCCGCATCCCCTATATCTCCGAGCGCAAGAAATACGACATCCTCATCGCCGCCTCGGACCAGGCCGTCTACGATTACGACCTGGAGACCGGGGAGATCAACTGGAGCGGCAGCTACGAGCGGGTCTTGGGCTACGACGCCGGGGACATCGGCGGGTTCGAGGAGTGGGCGGAGCGCATCCATCCGGAGGACCGCGACCAGGTCCTCCGCCTGCTCGACGCGGGCGAAAAGAACCGGGAAGTCTTCGAGGTCGAATACCGCTTCCGCCACAAGAACGGCGGCTACCGCTGGGTCCACGACCGCGGCTTCTTCCTGATCGAGGATGACCGGGACCTGCGGCGGATGATCGGCATGATCCACGACATCCACGACAGGAAGCAGGCCGAGCTCCTCCAGAGCGCTGTCTACAAGATCGCCCAGGCCGCCGACACGTCCGCCGGGCTGGACGACCTCTACCGGTCGGTCCACCGCATCATCGGCACCGCCATGCCGGCGGGCAACTTTTACATCGCCCTCTACGACGAGGCCCGGGGCCTCATCCGCTTCCCCTATTTCGTGGACGAGATCGACCCGCCGCCGGCCCCGGTCAAGCCCGGCAAGGGCCTGACCGAGTACGTCATCCGGACCGGCCGCTCGCTCCTCTGCGACGAGGAGACGGACCTGATCCTGCGCAACCGCGGCGAGGTCGAGATCATCGGCGCGCCGTCCACGATCTGGCTCGGCGTCCCGCTCATCGTCGACGGCAAGACGACCGGGGCCATGGTCGTCCAACATTACGGCAACCCGAACGCCTACGGCCCGGCCGAGCAGCGCATGCTCGAGTTCGTCTCCTCCCAGGTGGCCCGGTCGATCGAGCGCAAGGCGGCCGAGGAGGCCCTGCGCCGCAGCGAGCAGCGGCTGTCCCTGCACATCCAGAAAACTCCGCTGGCCGTGATCGAATGGGACACCGATTCCCGGGTCCTCCAGTGGAACGCCTCGGCCGAGCAGATCTTCGGATACACGGCCGCGGAAGCAATCGGCCAGCACGCTTCGTTCATCCTCTCCGAAAGCGCCCTGGCCGAGGTCGACCGGAACTGGTGGGACCTCACGCACAACGCGGGCGGCGAGCAAAAAGCAAGCGAGAACGTCACCAAGGACGGCCGGATCATCATCTGCGAATGGTACAACACCTCCCTGGTCGACAGCGAAGGCCGGGTCATCGGCGTGGCCTCCCTGGCCCAGGACATCACGAAGCGCCAGCGGACGGAGCGCGCCCTGCGCGACAGCGAGGAGCTCTACCGCCGGCTCGTGGCCGCCATCCCGGACCTGATCGTCCGGACCGATCTCGAGGGGAACATCCTCTACGCCAACGAGCTGGCCGTGCGGCTGAGCGGAACGTCAGGCGCCGGCGGCCTCGTCGGCCGCAACATCTTCTCGTTCATCGCGCCCGAGGACCTCGAGAAGGCCAGGTCCGGCGCCCGGAACTTCTACCGGGAGCGGGGGAAGCCCCAGGAGATCGGCCTGGTCTTCGACGGCAAGCCGGCCATCAAGTTCGAGGTCGACGGCGCCATCCTCCGCAACCCCGACGGGACCCCGTACAGCGTCGTCTATCTCTGCCGGGACATCACCCAGCGCATGCAGGCCGAGGAGGATCTGCACCGGGGCCTGATCAAGCTCAGGACGACCCTGAAGGCGGCCATCGATTCGCTGGCCTCGGCCATCGAGATGCGCGACCCGTACACGGCCGGCCACCAGGAGCGGACGACCCGGCTGGCCCGGGCCATCGCCGTCGAGATGGGCCTGGACGAGGAGCGGGTCGAAGGGATCGAGATCGCCGGCATCATCCACGACATCGGCAAGCTCTACGTCCCGGCCGAGATCCTGAGCAAGCCGACCAAGCTGACCGATCTCGAATACGGCCTGATCAAGATGCACGCCCAGGCCGGCTACACGATCCTGAGCAAGATCGACTTTCCCTGGCCGATCGCCCAGATCGTCCACCAGCACCACGAGTTCGTCAACGGCTCCGGCTATCCGCAGGGGCTCTCGGGCAAGGACATCCTGGTCGAGGCCCGCATCCTCTGCGTCGCCGACGTCGTCGAGGCCATGTCCTCGCACCGTCCCTACCGCCCGGCCCTGGGCATCTCCCTGGCCCTCGACGAGATCACCCAGAAGAAGGGCATCCTCTTCGACCGGGAGGTCGTCGACGCCTGCCTCCGCCTCTTCCGGGAGAAGGGCTTCAAGTTCGATTGA